From a single Nicotiana tomentosiformis chromosome 2, ASM39032v3, whole genome shotgun sequence genomic region:
- the LOC104109794 gene encoding 14-3-3 protein 4 translates to MAESSREENVYMAKLAEQAERYEEMIEFMEKVAKTGDVEELTVEERNLLSVAYKNVIGARRASWRIISSIEQKEESRGNEDHVKTIKEYRAKIEAELSKICDGILGLLESHLIPSASTAESKVFYLKMKGDYHRYLAEFKTGSERKEAAENTLLAYKSAQDIALTELAPTHPIRLGLALNFSVFYYEILNSPDRACNLAKQAFDEAISELDTLGEESYKDSTLIMQLLRDNLTLWTSDNAEDAEDDIKEAPKHESGEGQQ, encoded by the exons ATGGCCGAGTCATCGCGTGAAGAAAATGTGTACATGGCCAAGCTAGCTGAGCAAGCCGAGCGATATGAGGAAATGATTGAGTTTATGGAGAAGGTTGCAAAGACAGGTGATGTCGAGGAGCTGACTGTTGAGGAAAGGAATCTTCTTTCTGTGGCATACAAAAATGTGATTGGCGCAAGAAGGGCCTCGTGGAGGATAATCTCTTCAATTGAGCAGAAAGAGGAGAGTCGTGGAAATGAAGATCATGTCAAAACTATTAAAGAATACAGAGCCAAAATTGAGGCTGAACTCAGCAAGATAtgtgatgggattttgggtctCCTTGAGTCCCATTTAATACCATCAGCCTCCACAGCTGAGTCCAAAGTTTTTTACTTGAAGATGAAAGGTGATTACCACAGGTACCTGGCTGAGTTTAAAACAGGTTCAGAGAGGAAAGAAGCTGCTGAGAACACCTTATTGGCATACAAGTCTGCTCAG GATATTGCTTTGACTGAGCTGGCTCCTACTCACCCAATCAGGCTGGGACTTGCCCTTAACTTTTCTGTGTTCTATTATGAGATTCTTAATTCACCTGATCGTGCTTGTAACCTTGCGAAACAG GCCTTTGATGAAGCTATCTCAGAGTTGGATACGCTGGGCGAGGAATCTTACAAGGACAGTACATTGATCATGCAACTTCTCAGAGACAATCTTACACTTTGGACTTCAGATAATgcg GAGGATGCTGAGGATGATATCAAGGAAGCTCCAAAGCATGAGTCAGGCGAGGGGCAGCAGTGA
- the LOC138905687 gene encoding uncharacterized protein: MTFCKLVVEVRRVNDRLMTNKLVVGGFTLNMISAYAPQAGLNEEVKRHFWKDLDKMMYGISHTEKLFIGVDFNGHIGATSEGAFDLVIANSSFPNKREHLVTFRSLVAETHIDYLLCRKSDRGLCMDCKVILSENLSPLHRLLVMDLDEEGNEATREVLRVSKGYSGGHKEDWWWNGEVQGKVNQESSVSEASGKCRRGGEEG, from the exons ATGACCTTTTGTAAACTAGTGGTGGAGGTTAGAAGGGTGAATGACAGGCTGATGACTAATAAGCTAGTTGTTGGAGGTTTTACTTTAAACATGATCAGTGCGTACGCACCCCAAGCAGGCTTGAATGAGGAAGTCAAGAGGCATTTCTGGAAGGATTTGGATAAGATGATGTATGGTATCTCGCATACCGAGAAGCTTTTCATAGGAGTAGATTTCAACGGCCACATTGGAGCGACGTCTGAGGG agcatttgatttggtgatagcaaactcgagtttCCCGAATAAGAGGGAGCACTTGGTCACTTTTAGGAGTTTGGTGGCCGAGACTCATATTGATTATTTACTCTGCAGGAAGTCTGATAGAGGTCTTTGCATGGATTGTAAGGTCATATTGAGTGAGAACCTCTCGCCCCTTCATAGACTCCTAGTCATGGACCTTGATGAGGAGGGCAAT GAAGCCACGAGAGAGGTATTAAgggtctcaaagggttactctggtggtcacaaggaagactggtggtggaatggggaggtgcaaggaaaagtgaaccaagaaagcagtgtatctgaagctagtggaaagtgtagacgaggaggagaagagggaTAA